The genomic region GGGGAACCGGCGCAAGGCGGCGGCCGCGCCGCTGATCGCGGTCCTCGCCGCCGACAACGAGTTCCACGAGGAGCTCCCCGCACTGCTCCCGCACTTCCCGCAGGCCAAGGACCTCTTCTTCGCCGACCGCCCGGTCCGCGAGGAGTCCGCGCTGCTCAACGCGACGCTCCAGGCGGCGTACTTCATCCTCGGCGTGCGCGCGGCGGGGCTGGCCGCGGGGCCGATGACCGGCTTCGACTTCCGGGGTGTGCAGAAGGAGTTCCTGGACGACGACCACACGCCTCTGATGGTCGTGAACATAGGCCGCCCCGGTGCGGACGCCTGGTTCCCGCGCTCGCCGCGGCTCGCCTACCACGAGGTCGTCACCACGGTCTGAGCCGCCTGAGCCGCCTGAGCTGCTCGGCCTGCCTGAGCCGTCTTCCCGCCTTCCCCGAGCCCTCCACGCCGTCCCCTCAGCATCCGGAGCCCGCCATGTCCCTGCTCGCCCGAACCCGCCCCCGCCCCGCTGCGCCGGCGACGGCCGCCGCCACTCCGGCTTCGCGCCATGTCCCGTCCGCATGGCTGGCGTTGCTGGCCGCCCCGGTCGCCGCGAGCGCCAACAGCCCGGTCCTGATCCTGCCCGACATGGCCGGCTCGCTCGGCGTCCGTACGGCCACGGCGACCTGGCTCGTCACGGTCTTCGCCTGGGCCATGGCCGTCGGCACCCCCTTGATGGCGGGCCTGCTGCGCCGCCGCGGCCTGGGCAGCACGCTCCGGCTGAGCGCGGCCCTGATCGTGGCCGGCGCCGCGGTCGTCGCCGTGGCGCCCTGGCTGCCGCTGGCCATGGCGGGCAGGGCGGCCCAGGCGGTGGGCGGCGCGGGCCTGGTCACCGCGGCGATGAGCCTGGCGGGTTCGGTACGCCGCATGGGGGTGATCACGGCGGGCTTCGGGGTGCTGGGCGCGGTCGGACCGCTGCTCGGTTCGGCGATCGCCGGCCCGGCCTCCTGGCGGGTGTCCCTCGCCGTCGGGGCGGTCGCCCTCCTGGCCCTGCCGGCGGTCATGCGCCGCGCCGACCTGTCCGCACCCGAGCAGACCACCCCCTTCGACGGCCGGGGCGCCGCCCTGCTGGTCCTGACGGCGACGGCCCTGGTACTCATCCCGCGCTACCCGCTCCCGGCGGTGGTCGCCTCGCTGCTGACGGCCTTGCTGCTGGCCCTGCACATCCGGTCCCATCCCACCGGCTTCGTCCCCGCAGCGCTGCTGCGCACCCGGGCCTTCGCCCTCTCCGCCCTGCTCGCCTGCACCTTCGCGACCTCGTACTTCACGCTGCTCTTCACCATCCCGCAGCTGCTGCGCGACCGCACCGACTGGTCGACCTCCACGATCGGCACCGGCCAACTGGTCGCCCTCCTCACGGGCTCCGTGCTCTCCATGGTGCTGGCCGCGGCCTCGGCCCGGCTGAGCCGCCCGCGGGTCCTGACGATCCTGCTCACGGTCGGAGCGCTGGCCCCGCTCACCGCCGTGCTGACCCCCTGGGCGCCGCTGCTCCTGCTGGTAGCGACGCTGGCCGTCTTCACGACGAGCGCGGGGCAGGCCACGCTCGCGGTATACGCCACCCAGTCCACTACGCCCACTCAGCGCCCCACGGCGATCGGCCTGTTCAACCTCTGCTATCAGCTGGGCGGCGCCTTCGGCCCGGCGATCGCAGCTCTGATCACGCTGGGCGGCTGACCCGCCGCGTCGCGGTCCCGTCCCACTCCGGTCCCCAGGCCGGGGCGGGCGGGGCAGCGGCGTTACTCCCGGGGGAGTACGGGAGGATCCGTGAAGCCCGGGGGAGTAGGGGCGATCTCCTGCCCGGGCGTGAGGGAACGGCCCTTCGGGGGCGGGACGCTGGAGGTGACCGGGCGGGCCATCGGGGCCACCGGGCTGAGTCCATGCGGAGGGCCCGAGATGGGGCAGACAGGGCAGACGGGGCGAGCAGGCGTATACCGCAGGGTGATTCCGTGGGGTGTGCTGGTGCTGTGGGTGATCGCGCTCGCCGCCGCCGGGTCGTTCGCGGGCAAGCTCGCGGACGTACAGCGTGACCGGACGGCGGACTATCTGCCGTCGGGAGCCGACTCGACGCAGGTGGCCAGGCTCCAGGAGGAGCTGCCCGGCGGCGAGGTGACCGGCGTGCTGCTCGTCTACCACCGCGACGGCGGGCTGACCGCCGCCGACCGGGGCGCCGCCGAACGGCAGGTCGCGGAGGTCACGGTCCCGGCGGGTACGACGGATACCGTCGCCGCCAAGCCCCCCGTGCAGCTCGCCGGGTCGAAGGATCCCCGGGACTTCGGCGCGATCCTCCGCGGACCCGGCATTCCGTCCGGGGACGGCACCACTCTCATGTACGCGGTGTCCACGGCCGCGCCCGGCACGGACGACGCGGCGAAGAAGGCCTTCGTCGAGGGTGTACGGGCCCATGCGCGCGGTACCGACGGGCTGACCGTGTGGGTCGGCGGCGACGGCGCCGTCGAAGTCGACGCCAAGGAGGTGTTCGGCTCCATCGACGGGACGCTGATGCTGGCAACCGGCCTGGTGGTGGCCCTGCTCCTCGTCCTCACCTACCGGAGCCCGGTGCTCTGGCTGGTGCCGCTGGTGGTGGTCGGGGCGGGGGCGGTCTGCGCGCGGGCCGCGGTGTACGGGCTCGCCTCGGGCCTCGGGCTCACCGTGACCAGCCAGAGCGCCGGGATCATGACGGTCCTGGTCTTCGGCGCGGGCACCGACTACGCACTGCTGCTCGTCGCCCGCTACCGCGACGAACTGCGCCGCACGGCCCTTCCGTACGACGCGATGCGCACCGCGCTGCGCGGTTGCGGGCCGGCGCTGCTGGCCTCCTGCGGGACGGTCGTGGCGGGGTTGGCCTGTCTGCTCGCCGCCGACCTCAACAACATCCGCGGCCTCGGCCCGGTCGGCGCGGTGGGCGTACTGTGCGCGCTGATCGCGATGACGACGCTGTTGCCGGCGGTCCTGGTGCTGCTCGGACGGCGCGTGTTCTGGCCGCTGATTCCCGCGTACGGCAGCGAACCCACGCAGCGCCGACTCAACGTCTTTGCCGCGATGGGGAGTTCGGCGGGCAAGCGGCCGGTCGCCGTGCTCGTGACGGGAATCGTCCTGCTCGGCGCGCTGGCGCTCGGTGTGTTCAACCTGCCCGGGGCGCTCAAGAGGGAGGACAGCTTCACCAGCAAGCCCGAGTCGATCGCCGCCATGGGAACGCTGGCCAAGGCCTTCCCGGAGCGCAGCAGCCGGCCCATCGAGGTCATGGCGCCCACCGGAACAGCCGACCGGATCCTCGCCCAAGCCAGGTCCGTCGAAGGCGTCGCGAGCGCCGAGAGGGGCCGCAGCGGCGGCGGCTGGACCGAGATCGCCGTCACCGCCAAGGCCGCGCCCGAGTCCGCGGGGGAGAGCGCCGCCATCGAACGGCTCCGGGCCCGGCTCGACGGCGCGCACGTGGGCGGCGCGAGCGCCCGGCAACTCGACCTGGCCGCCACCAACGCCCACGACCGCCTGACCGTCATCCCCCTCGTCCTCGCCTCGGTGCTGCTCGTCCTCATCCTGTTGCTGCGCAGCCTGGTCGCCCCGCTGCTCCTGGTCGCCGCCGTCGTGCTGGTGTGGGGCGCGGCGCTGGGTATCGGCGGACTGGTCTTCGGCCCGGTGTTCGGCTTCACCGGCGTCGACCCGGGGCTGCTCCTGCTGACGTTCGTCTTCCTGGTCGCCCTCGGCGTCGACTACGGCATCTTCCTGATGCACCGCACCCGCGAGGAGACCCGGGGCGGGGCCGAGCCGAGGCAGGCCGCGCTGACCGCGTTGCGCACCACCGGCGGAGTGATCGCCTCGGCCGGGATCGTCCTTGCGGCGACCTTCGCGGTGCTCGCCTCGCTGCCCCTCGTGATGTTCGTGGAGATGGGCACGGTCGTCGCGGCCGGGGTCGTCCTGGACACCTTCCTCGTCCGCACGTACCTGGTGACGAGCGCCAGCGTGCTGCTCGGCCGCAGGGTGTGGTGGCCGGGCCGGCCTTCCGGTACCCCGACCCCGGTTGCCGGATCCGTGCCGGAACTGGTCGGCGACCGGCGATGAGCAACGATGTCCGGGTGGCAGAAGTGACCGACCCCCCGAGCGCGGCCGAGCGCGTACTGCGCGTACTGCACCAGGACCCCCTGGCGGCCCCGCACCCGACGCGGAACGACGCGGTGATCGCGGCCGGTGTCGCCCTGCTCGGCGGGGCCCTCGCGTACGCCGACACCGCGATGCGACCGGACGCGCTCGGGTGGGTGCTGCTCGCTGGCTCGGCCCTGTTCCTGGTGTGGCGGCGGCGCCACCCGGTCGGGGCGACGATCGCGACCGT from Streptomyces sp. NBC_00190 harbors:
- a CDS encoding malonic semialdehyde reductase; protein product: MSELALHPTAQDLLFRQARTANTFTAEPVTDEQMQAVYDLVKYAPTAYNQSPLRVVLVRSDEARERLVGLMDEGNRRKAAAAPLIAVLAADNEFHEELPALLPHFPQAKDLFFADRPVREESALLNATLQAAYFILGVRAAGLAAGPMTGFDFRGVQKEFLDDDHTPLMVVNIGRPGADAWFPRSPRLAYHEVVTTV
- a CDS encoding MFS transporter; the protein is MSLLARTRPRPAAPATAAATPASRHVPSAWLALLAAPVAASANSPVLILPDMAGSLGVRTATATWLVTVFAWAMAVGTPLMAGLLRRRGLGSTLRLSAALIVAGAAVVAVAPWLPLAMAGRAAQAVGGAGLVTAAMSLAGSVRRMGVITAGFGVLGAVGPLLGSAIAGPASWRVSLAVGAVALLALPAVMRRADLSAPEQTTPFDGRGAALLVLTATALVLIPRYPLPAVVASLLTALLLALHIRSHPTGFVPAALLRTRAFALSALLACTFATSYFTLLFTIPQLLRDRTDWSTSTIGTGQLVALLTGSVLSMVLAAASARLSRPRVLTILLTVGALAPLTAVLTPWAPLLLLVATLAVFTTSAGQATLAVYATQSTTPTQRPTAIGLFNLCYQLGGAFGPAIAALITLGG
- a CDS encoding MMPL family transporter, with translation MGQTGQTGRAGVYRRVIPWGVLVLWVIALAAAGSFAGKLADVQRDRTADYLPSGADSTQVARLQEELPGGEVTGVLLVYHRDGGLTAADRGAAERQVAEVTVPAGTTDTVAAKPPVQLAGSKDPRDFGAILRGPGIPSGDGTTLMYAVSTAAPGTDDAAKKAFVEGVRAHARGTDGLTVWVGGDGAVEVDAKEVFGSIDGTLMLATGLVVALLLVLTYRSPVLWLVPLVVVGAGAVCARAAVYGLASGLGLTVTSQSAGIMTVLVFGAGTDYALLLVARYRDELRRTALPYDAMRTALRGCGPALLASCGTVVAGLACLLAADLNNIRGLGPVGAVGVLCALIAMTTLLPAVLVLLGRRVFWPLIPAYGSEPTQRRLNVFAAMGSSAGKRPVAVLVTGIVLLGALALGVFNLPGALKREDSFTSKPESIAAMGTLAKAFPERSSRPIEVMAPTGTADRILAQARSVEGVASAERGRSGGGWTEIAVTAKAAPESAGESAAIERLRARLDGAHVGGASARQLDLAATNAHDRLTVIPLVLASVLLVLILLLRSLVAPLLLVAAVVLVWGAALGIGGLVFGPVFGFTGVDPGLLLLTFVFLVALGVDYGIFLMHRTREETRGGAEPRQAALTALRTTGGVIASAGIVLAATFAVLASLPLVMFVEMGTVVAAGVVLDTFLVRTYLVTSASVLLGRRVWWPGRPSGTPTPVAGSVPELVGDRR